The genomic window AAGCATAGCTTTCTGAAACAAACAGCATCACCTAGATGCATGCCAGAAACATGCAAAAAATGGTGGTTGTTTCCAGAATTGTTTCCCGGCTGTGGATACAGAAAAGGAGGTCCCCTCTGCTTGCGTCGCTAATACAGTGGAACACATAAGTCTGTTGTCGGAAACTCGATCGGCAAAAAAGATCAAATACTAGTTGGAAACTATTGCGAGAAACTATCGTCATATGTCAAGTTAAGAATGAAATCATCCAGTAGGTCCAGATATATATAAGTCGTCGTACGTCATACATAGCATCATGCAGAAGACAAAAACAAATGTGTAGCTGATCTGCATTATCAGTAACAGGTAGCAACAGCAGCAAGGTATTTGAGCATGCATTGTTCCAGCATGCATGAAACAAacctgtactactccctccgttcccaaatacttgtctttctagtcatttcaaatggactcaacatacggatgtatgtagacatattttaaagtgtagattcactcattttgcgccgtatgtagtcacttgttgaaatctctagaaagacaagtatttaggaacggagggagtagatgacaaTGACAGGGATGGATGAATGCATATATAGCACAAGAGAGTAGGCAATTTGGTTGGTTGGTTGGGTACCTTGAAGAAGGCCCTGCTCTTGACATGCTTATCCAGCGCGTGTCCCATGGACTGAAACAACAACAAGACCACCCATACAGATACAGCATCAAAACAGCTAGTAGCAGGCATGCTGAGGAACCAAACCAGTGCTGCCTAGCATGTGGAAGGGAAGAGGGACGGACCTTGTCGAACTGCAGGAGGACGGTGATGGCGAGGTCGGGGCTGAGCACGCCGCTGCTCACCATCTCGTCCAGCGTCTCGGTGAGGGCGTAGCCGATCTCCGACTGCCGGTACATCTCGAACGCCTCCGTCGCCATCCCTCCTCCCCTGTCCCTGTTGGTCAATCAACACTAAGCGTCAGAGTTCAGGTAGCGAAACCCTAGACGGACGCCGAATCAATCAAGCCCCATGGCTCCCGGCAAACAAAACCCCCACTCCGAAAGCAACCGCGAAGAAAGGCGGGGCAGTGGGCAGTCTTACCGGCCGGCGTGGTGGTCGATCGGCTGCGGGCTCACTGGTAGCCGCTTCTGATCTGGCGC from Triticum aestivum cultivar Chinese Spring chromosome 3B, IWGSC CS RefSeq v2.1, whole genome shotgun sequence includes these protein-coding regions:
- the LOC123066978 gene encoding transcription initiation factor IIA subunit 2, giving the protein MATEAFEMYRQSEIGYALTETLDEMVSSGVLSPDLAITVLLQFDKSMGHALDKHVKSRAFFKRGNLRTYRNCDDVWTLILRDVTFKNEDIETVLHKVKIVACDSAALKKPLEPITCHQCQP